In the genome of Mogibacterium neglectum, the window TAGCCAGTGCAACAGATGAACCGATCATAGCTGCAACCTCAGGTGAACAGTCATGATCAACACTCATAGCTACGGCAACAACTGAAACGTCATTCCTAAATCCCTTTGGAAATAATGGTCTAAGCGGTCTATCCATAAGTCTAGAAGTTAGAATTCCGTGCTCTCCAGGTCTTCCTTCTCTCTTGATATATCCGCCAGGGATCTTTCCTACAGCATACATCTTCTCTTCATAGTCGCAGCTAAGAGGAAAAAAATCAATGTCCTGTCTTGGCTGCTTTGAAGCAGTAGCTGTACAGTTTACAACGGTATCTCCATATCTAACTGTAACTTGGCCGTTTGCCTGTTCACAAACCTTTCCAATTTCAAGCTGTAACAGTCTACCGCCTAGTGCTGTTCTAAATGTGTGATAATCAGTGAATCTTCCCATAATTAACAACTCCTTCCTGTTAATCGTACTATTTTACTATTAAGATTCGCATTGCAAGCCAGTCATTAGATTGGCTTCGGGATTATATCCCTCCTATATACAAATAAGCGGGATACATATCCCGCTTATATTGTCAGATAATATTACTACTTTCTGAGACCGAGTCTAGCAATAAGCGCTCTGTATCTCTCGATATCAGTATCCTTAAGATACTTGAGCAGGTTTCTTCTCTGTCCTACCATCTTAAGAAGACCTCTTCTTGAATGATAATCCTTAGCGTGCTCCTTGAGGTGTCCGTTAAGGTCATTGATTCTGTAAGTTAGAATTGCAACCTGAACCTCTGGGGAACCAGTATCGCCTTCCTTAGTAGCATACTCTTTGATGATTTCCTGCTTCTTTTCTTTTGTAAGCATCGTTTCTCCTCCTATTTGTCATTCACCCTCACATCGCTACCGTTCGGAGTAACGTATAGCCGAAGCAAGGGTATAAAAATTACTTCGTTATACTATCACACATACGAGTATCTGTCTAGCTTTTAGGCAAATTACTTTAACGTGTTTAAATATGCTTTCGTGTCATCACTAACTCTGAAACTCTCCTTTGCCTTTTGAATGGTTTTGCGATGCACCCATTCTTCTAGCCTATGATTCTCGATATACGGAATCGCTTCATCATATTGCTTGGCTAGCGCAGTTGCAAAATACCATGCCTTCATCATCCTAATGTAATATTCATCAGATTCAACTCTTGCAACCCATTCCAGATATTTTAAATCAAATGCATCATCGAGATAGAATTCTAGCAACACCCCAATTCCAAATCTTACGGTATAAGTGTCGCCAGACGATATCCATCGTTTAACATCAGTTTCAAGCTTATCGAGATTGTCCTTGAAGGCTTTTTTACAGCTTAGCAGATCACATGTCGCCCAGTTATCTACATAAGGAAGTAGCTTGTTCACTTCGTGTATAGCCTCGTCATAATCGCTGACCATACAGATTATCATACCATGGAGATTGACCTCTTCATAGTACTCATGAGGGAGGTCTCTTATAAACTCTTCATAATCATCGGATTTAAAAATTTCCTTTGCAAGTTTCCTTAATAGTGGAGTTCTAACTCCTATTACTGTATCTGAATTAACTCCTGGAATTAGCTTGCATTGGAATTTCTTAAATTCTATGTCCTGCATATCAAAAAGCCTGCTTCTAATCTCTTCTTTCTTCACTGTATTTCCTTTCAATACTCTTGTTGTTGAAAAACATCATAATATTAGCGATAAGCAGCAGAAGTACAACTATAAAAGCTGCTGATTCATGAATTCTTCTAGTAAAGAAGTCCCCGATAATTGCCCCACATATAAAAAACATTATGCATCCATAATAATGAAGGCTCTTTCGAATATAGCTTAAATCCTTCGTCGCCATATACATATTTATATTCATTGTTCCTGTCTTGAGGTTTCCCGTACACATGGTAGTGGAAACAGTGTAACCACGTACCTTCGCAAAAGTCACAACTTGAATACCACACGTCAACGATATAAGCGAATTTGCAAGTAGATTATACTCCTGGGGTAAAAAACCCGCTACAAACATAGCAATTATTTCGAAACAAATGGTGACTTGGCGCCAATGGAGTCTAGTTGGTCTGTTTTTACGAATGATTTTTACATGCTGGGAGATCATTACTCCCCCTGCAAATGAAACTATTGGAATTAAGTAATGAAATACGTTTCGTAGGTTGTGATTACCTAGGCTTATTGCAAGCAGTACTATGTTTCCTGTTGCGGCGTTTGCAAAAACCCCACCTCTACAAGTATATGAATACGCATCCATAAATCCACCACATATTGCAAGCAATATCCCTATCCTCATTGATTCAGAAGTTTCAAACTCCTTTTTCATCTTTCCCCCTACTCTAAGCAAATGGATCCCACGATTCTTGAGTTTGCTCAGACTCCTCTCTACGAATTTTATTCATTTCATCGATAAGAAGTGCAACAATTTCCGAGTTTCGTTGACCTGCTGCTAGCTCTACAAGTTCATTGACGAGCTCTAACTGCACCATCCCTCTTCTAACTATATAGCGTATCGCAAGCGTTCTAGAATCAGTAATAGCTCTTCTAGTAAGCCTATCGCCATATTCTTCAAAATACTTAAGTACTACAGCTGTTTCGATTGACTTTTCCTGACCTACATCATCACTGTTATGTTCCTCCATATATGAAAGAATTGCAATATCCCTAATGCCCTCCGGAAGTATATAAAGCTTCTCGGGACTAATATGTAGAATCGTCAATCCAGGAACTTTGCTAAATGCATGTTCATCGATAACTTCAATGCTGTTAGGTAAAAAAATCTCGCTTAGAGAATTACAATCAACGAACATCTCGTCATCAACGATTTTGGTTCCTTCTGGAAGTGACACCCTTTCAAGAGCCCAGCAATTTTCAAACACACCCTTACCAAACTCTTCTATAGTCTGTGGTAGG includes:
- a CDS encoding leucine-rich repeat domain-containing protein, with translation MPKLIAGHTLINYDENVSRVVIPKFVFSIADRAFSERGQIKTIEMGESVKSIGNYAFRMCYSMKEIILPQTIEEFGKGVFENCWALERVSLPEGTKIVDDEMFVDCNSLSEIFLPNSIEVIDEHAFSKVPGLTILHISPEKLYILPEGIRDIAILSYMEEHNSDDVGQEKSIETAVVLKYFEEYGDRLTRRAITDSRTLAIRYIVRRGMVQLELVNELVELAAGQRNSEIVALLIDEMNKIRREESEQTQESWDPFA
- a CDS encoding YoaK family protein — protein: MKKEFETSESMRIGILLAICGGFMDAYSYTCRGGVFANAATGNIVLLAISLGNHNLRNVFHYLIPIVSFAGGVMISQHVKIIRKNRPTRLHWRQVTICFEIIAMFVAGFLPQEYNLLANSLISLTCGIQVVTFAKVRGYTVSTTMCTGNLKTGTMNINMYMATKDLSYIRKSLHYYGCIMFFICGAIIGDFFTRRIHESAAFIVVLLLLIANIMMFFNNKSIERKYSEERRD
- the rpsO gene encoding 30S ribosomal protein S15; protein product: MLTKEKKQEIIKEYATKEGDTGSPEVQVAILTYRINDLNGHLKEHAKDYHSRRGLLKMVGQRRNLLKYLKDTDIERYRALIARLGLRK
- a CDS encoding DNA alkylation repair protein; this translates as MKKEEIRSRLFDMQDIEFKKFQCKLIPGVNSDTVIGVRTPLLRKLAKEIFKSDDYEEFIRDLPHEYYEEVNLHGMIICMVSDYDEAIHEVNKLLPYVDNWATCDLLSCKKAFKDNLDKLETDVKRWISSGDTYTVRFGIGVLLEFYLDDAFDLKYLEWVARVESDEYYIRMMKAWYFATALAKQYDEAIPYIENHRLEEWVHRKTIQKAKESFRVSDDTKAYLNTLK